The following are encoded together in the Bactrocera neohumeralis isolate Rockhampton chromosome 6, APGP_CSIRO_Bneo_wtdbg2-racon-allhic-juicebox.fasta_v2, whole genome shotgun sequence genome:
- the LOC126763477 gene encoding ecdysone-induced protein 75B, isoforms C/D isoform X6: MHIKAVRFGRVPKREKARILAAMQQSTQNRGQQRALAGELDDQPRLIAAVLRAHLETCEFTKEKVSAMRQRARDCPSYSMPTLLACPLNPAPELQSEQEFSQRFAHVIRGVIDFAGMIPGFQLLTQDDKFTLLKAGLFDALFVRLICMFDSSINSIICLNGQVMRRDAIQNGANARFLVDSTFNFAERMNSMNLSDAEIGLFCAIVLITPDRPGLRNIELIEKMYSRLKGCLQKVISQNRADQPDFMSKLLDTMPDLRTLSTLHTEKLVVFRTEHKELLRQQMWTMDDEQSTNIKSPVINWDDARMDVEAKSPLGSVSSTESVDLEYSTSSTTSAPHHRVNNLEQQPSALASSTPLLAATLSGPCPLRNRANSGSSGDSTTEMDIMGSHAHLTQNGLTITPIVRSHSHQQLHHHLTTGAPNRYRKLDSPTDSGIESGNEKNDCVIKAVSSGGSSSCSSPRSSVDDALDCTDTPTASTSQAKLSVSPVRSPKPIAPTSTSSLTGIVSTPNSLKRQIVEDMPVLKRVLEAPPLYDTNSLMDEAYKPHKKFRALRHREIEIAEADPSSTSNNSLNTEKITTPKADANNTVQSSQVATAASSPPPFIQSTSTASTPFVTSHCTVTTASSPHSHAITGSSLNSHQQSQLHMHLTRQTSSNHNTSSNGNHTSNVPPQQQSSLSSTHSVLAKSLMAEPRMTPEQIKRSDIIQNYIMRDQASCSSGSLIPGTPTHTRTRSPAPVQHLSPMNQTSHHYTSIASPSSSNSPTCSSTVCSSSSTTTITLTSPPNSINPTVTRWHGHSVITTTNINQRQQSVSPSSNGSSSSSSSLNGCQYFQSPHSTSAAVSPPRPSPSTIHSPPRLLELQVDISDSQQPLNLSKKSPTPPPNKLQALVAAATAVQKYPTVSADVTVTPAKTESSQTVTTVPANSTQQLQVMLEA; encoded by the exons ATGCATATAAAAG CGGTTCGTTTTGGCCGAGTCCCAAAACGTGAGAAAGCGAGAATATTAGCTGCTATGCAGCAAAGTACACAAAATCGTGGTCAACAACGTGCGCTGGCAGGAGAACTAGATGATCAACCAAGACTTATAGCTGCTGTACTTCGAGCACATTTAGAAACTTGTGAGTTTACAAAGGAAAAAGTTTCTGCAATGCGTCAAAGAGCAAGAGACTGCCCGTCATATTCGATGCCAACTCTATTg gcaTGTCCTCTGAATCCTGCTCCTGAGTTACAATCAGAGCAAGAGTTTTCCCAACGATTTGCCCATGTCATACGTGGCGTTATTGACTTTGCGGGTATGATACCTGGTTTTCAACTGCTTACACAAGACGACAAATTTACTTTGCTAAAGGCAGGCCTTTTCGATGCGCTGTTCGTACGTTTGATTTGCATGTTTGATTCCTCTATCAATAGTATTATATGTTTAAATGGACAAGTTATGCGCCGCGATGCAATACAGAATGGAGCAAACGCACGTTTTTTAGTGGATTCCACATTTAATTTTGCTGAGCGAATGAATTCCATGAATTTATCAGATGCAGAAATTGGACTATTTTGTGCAATCGTTCTTATCACACCAGATAGACCGGGCTTACGAAACATCGAATTAATCGAAAAGATGTACAGTCGATTAAAAGGTTGTTTGCAAAAAGTTATAAGTCAGAACCGTGCTGATCAACCGGATTTCATGTCTAAATTGTTGGACACAATGCCCGATTTGCGAACACTTAGCACACTGCATACAGAGAAATTGGTAGTTTTTCGTACGGAACACAAAGAGCTTTTACGCCAGCAAATGTGGACAATGGACGATGAGCAATCAACGAATATTAAGAGTCCTGTTATCAATTGGGATGATGCTCGTATGGACGTTGAAGCCAAAAGCCCTCTTGGTTCAGTATCAAGTACTGAATCAGTAGATTTGGAATACAGCACCTCCTCTACCACATCAGCGCCACACCATCGCGTTAATAATCTAGAACAGCAACCGTCAGCATTAGCTTCGTCAACTCCTTTGTTAGCGGCAACATTATCTGGTCCATGTCCTCTACGCAACAGAGCCAACTCTGGCTCATCCGGCGATTCTACCACTGAAATGGACATTATGGGCTCCCATGCACACCTTACCCAGAATGGGTTAACAATCACTCCAATTGTTCGATCGCATTCCCACCAACAATTGCATCATCATTTGACTACTGGCGCGCCAAACAGATATCGCAAACTAGACTCACCAACTGATTCAGGCATCGAATCCGGTAATGAAAAGAATGATTGTGTTATCAAAGCTGTAAGCTCTGGAGGCAGTTCTTCTTGCTCTAGCCCACGTTCTAGTGTAGATGATGCATTAGATTGCACAGATACACCTACAGCAAGCACCAGTCAAGCTAAATTATCTGTTTCTCCTGTTCGTTCACCTAAACCCATCGCTCCAACATCCACCTCATCTTTAACTGGAATAGTTAGTACGCCAAATTCCCTCAAACGTCAAATAGTCGAAGATATGCCAGTATTGAAGCGAGTATTAGAAGCGCCGCCACTTTACGATACCAATTCATTAATGGATGAAGCTTACAAGccacataaaaaatttcgagCATTACGACATCGTGAAATCGAAATTGCAGAGGCAGATCCAAGTTCCACATCTAATAATTCTTTAAATACAGAGAAAATAACCACACCAAAAGCAGATGCAAATAACACGGTACAAAGTTCGCAAGTGGCTACAGCAGCAAGTAGTCCACCGCCGTTTATTCAATCAACGAGTACAGCTTCTACTCCATTTGTTACTTCTCATTGTACAGTAACAACAGCGTCGTCTCCACATTCCCACGCTATAACAGGAAGTTCTTTAAACAGTCATCAGCAGAGTCAGCTGCATATGCATTTGACACGTCAAACGAGTTCGAATCATAATACTAGTAGCAATGGTAACCATACTAGTAATGTACCGCCACAACAGCAATCTTCTTTATCTAGTACACATTCAGTGCTCGCTAAATCCCTGATGGCTGAACCACGTATGACGCCTGAACAAATAAAAAGATCTGATATCATCCAAAACTACATTATGCGCGATCAAGCATCATGTTCTTCAGGTTCATTGATTCCTGGCACTCCAACCCATACCAGAACACGAAGCCCAGCACCAGTGCAGCATCTATCCCCAATGAATCAGACTTCCCACCATTATACATCTATTGCTTCCCCATCTTCAAGTAATTCTCCAACTTGTTCAAGTACAGTATGCAGTTCATCTTCGACTACAACAATAACTTTAACTTCACCACCAAACTCTATTAACCCAACTGTTACACGATGGCACGGTCATTCGGTTATAACGACAACAAACATCAACCAGCGCCAGCAATCTGTTTCGCCAAGTAGTAATGGGTCATCTTCATCATCATCTTCATTAAATGGCTGTCAATATTTTCAATCTCCACACTCCACATCAGCTGCAGTATCTCCCCCTCGCCCTTCGCCATCAACTATTCATTCACCCCCACGCTTATTGGAATTGCAAGTGGACATTTCCGATTCACAACAACCGTtgaatttgtcaaaaaagtcacCAACACCACCTCCAAATAAGTTGCAGGCATTGGTAGCGGCAGCAACTGCGGTACAAAAATATCCTACCGTTTCTGCCGATGTAACTGTTACACCGGCTAAAACTGAAAGTTCGCAAACTGTAACCACTGTGCCGGCAAATAGTACGCAGCAACTACAGGTCATGCTGGAAGCGTAA